The Echinicola rosea genome has a segment encoding these proteins:
- a CDS encoding anaerobic ribonucleoside-triphosphate reductase activating protein, whose protein sequence is MNIQSAHILLKGIPRPIYNITPFTLLDYPDKTACIIWFAGCNMRCGYCYNPEIVRGKGKLNINQALEFIYSRRKLLDGIVFSGGECTLHPELYPLIKTCKKLGFKVKLDTNGSLPKRLKPLLDEGLIDYVAMDFKALPDQYKKITGSNLYQEFEQSLHLLQKTGIDFEIRTTVHSKLIAHDSLKKMVNHLEMLDYKGNYYIQPFLNNTPTLVPLPKSKGIQNLSSLSTSKINVVLR, encoded by the coding sequence GTGAACATACAGAGCGCACACATTTTATTGAAGGGAATTCCTAGGCCAATATATAACATCACTCCATTTACGTTATTGGATTACCCAGACAAGACAGCCTGCATTATTTGGTTCGCAGGCTGCAATATGCGTTGTGGATATTGTTATAACCCGGAAATCGTCCGTGGAAAAGGGAAACTAAATATAAACCAAGCCTTAGAATTCATTTATTCCAGAAGAAAGTTATTGGATGGAATAGTATTTAGTGGTGGTGAATGCACTTTACATCCTGAGCTATACCCATTGATCAAGACCTGTAAAAAGCTAGGCTTCAAAGTAAAGCTAGACACCAATGGAAGTTTGCCAAAAAGGCTAAAACCATTACTTGACGAAGGCCTTATAGACTATGTAGCCATGGATTTCAAAGCGCTTCCCGACCAATATAAGAAAATCACAGGATCAAATCTTTATCAAGAATTCGAACAAAGCCTACATCTGTTACAAAAAACTGGGATTGACTTTGAGATAAGGACTACCGTACATTCAAAGCTTATTGCCCATGACAGCCTCAAAAAAATGGTTAACCATTTGGAAATGCTCGACTATAAAGGGAATTATTATATCCAGCCATTTTTGAACAATACACCAACTTTGGTCCCCCTCCCCAAATCAAAAGGCATTCAAAACCTTTCCTCATTATCCACTTCAAAAATAAATGTGGTTTTGCGTTAA
- the nosD gene encoding nitrous oxide reductase family maturation protein NosD — protein MKSIVLLMMVLALFLAYEVEATVWHIRPGDGSRPIKEALENSQAHDTLFVHSGIYEEYGLQVTKPLSIIGQGNAVIDGGFKGEIIKVFSNNVQIKGLVFKNVGEDFLEDRAAIRLVEVSQVVIEGNELINTFFGIYLQNAQECKIRNNKISGMADQEAYAGNAIHLWKCRKIAIENNIVSGHRDGIYLEFVDQSRIYGNISEDNLRYGLHFMFSNYDTYENNIFQRNGAGVAVMFSKHIRMVSNVFRNNWGGASYGILLKEISDGLIHRNDFQHNTVGVYAEGANRLNIRFNEFSHNGKAMDIKGNCVDNNIHQNNFIGNTFEVLTNSKSSLNHFEGNYWSQYHGYDLDKDGIGDVPYRPVNLFAIITHRIPSASMLLHSLIVKSLELAEKLFPQIIPEQLQDEKPMMKPISYD, from the coding sequence ATGAAAAGCATTGTTCTATTGATGATGGTTCTTGCCCTGTTTTTGGCCTATGAGGTTGAAGCTACTGTTTGGCATATTCGACCTGGTGATGGAAGTAGGCCTATCAAAGAAGCTTTGGAGAACTCTCAAGCCCATGATACTCTGTTTGTCCATTCAGGAATCTATGAAGAGTATGGCCTGCAGGTGACCAAACCTCTTTCGATAATTGGCCAGGGCAATGCAGTGATTGATGGGGGATTCAAAGGAGAGATTATAAAGGTTTTTTCAAATAATGTGCAGATAAAAGGATTGGTTTTCAAGAATGTAGGAGAAGATTTTCTTGAAGATAGAGCCGCTATTCGCCTTGTAGAGGTAAGTCAGGTGGTCATAGAGGGAAATGAATTGATAAACACCTTTTTCGGGATTTACCTGCAAAATGCACAGGAATGCAAGATCCGTAACAATAAAATAAGCGGTATGGCAGACCAAGAAGCTTATGCGGGCAATGCCATTCACCTTTGGAAATGTAGAAAGATCGCTATTGAAAATAATATAGTAAGTGGACATAGAGATGGAATATATCTCGAGTTTGTCGACCAAAGCAGGATTTATGGGAATATCAGTGAGGATAATCTGCGTTATGGTTTGCATTTCATGTTTTCTAACTACGATACCTATGAGAATAATATCTTTCAACGGAACGGTGCAGGTGTAGCAGTGATGTTTAGTAAACACATTAGAATGGTCAGCAATGTTTTTCGCAATAATTGGGGAGGGGCATCTTATGGTATTTTACTAAAGGAAATTTCTGACGGACTGATTCATAGGAATGATTTTCAACATAATACAGTTGGAGTTTATGCAGAGGGTGCTAATAGGTTAAATATCAGGTTCAATGAATTTTCGCATAATGGGAAAGCAATGGATATTAAAGGCAATTGCGTGGATAATAATATTCATCAAAACAATTTCATTGGAAATACTTTTGAGGTTCTAACTAACTCCAAGTCCAGTCTAAATCATTTTGAAGGAAATTATTGGTCCCAGTACCATGGCTATGATTTGGATAAAGATGGAATAGGGGATGTGCCCTATCGTCCCGTAAACCTATTTGCAATTATTACCCACCGGATTCCATCTGCATCGATG
- a CDS encoding hemerythrin domain-containing protein, with product MMTFNNKPNDELVSENLNAAIFKAFKKDCTGFRLEPGNLMKALGLIQSEESFSLEEFFTWPIDLLADYIEKKHHSYIEQRVPVLLDMLNKLCRLHGDDHTELLDIYRGFCKVASELNSHLLKEELILFPYIRKMVQLANEGSSLDDPRFRSVKYHVLQMMREHELDVDDFKQIRNLTSDYCPPKDACKTYKVAFALLNEFEKELHLHIFLESAILFPKAIAFESNINRI from the coding sequence ATGATGACTTTTAACAATAAACCAAATGATGAGTTGGTGTCTGAAAATCTTAATGCGGCTATCTTTAAGGCCTTTAAAAAAGACTGTACGGGTTTTCGATTGGAGCCAGGTAATCTAATGAAGGCTTTGGGATTAATACAGTCGGAAGAGAGCTTTTCCTTAGAGGAATTTTTCACTTGGCCCATAGACTTATTGGCAGATTATATTGAAAAGAAGCACCATAGTTATATAGAGCAAAGGGTTCCCGTGCTTTTGGATATGCTGAATAAGCTGTGCCGGTTACACGGAGATGATCATACAGAATTGCTGGATATTTATAGAGGTTTTTGTAAGGTAGCTAGTGAGCTTAATAGCCACTTATTGAAAGAAGAATTAATACTTTTTCCTTATATCAGAAAAATGGTCCAATTGGCAAATGAGGGAAGTAGTTTGGATGATCCTAGGTTTAGATCGGTCAAATACCATGTGTTGCAAATGATGAGAGAGCATGAATTGGATGTGGATGATTTCAAACAGATTAGAAACTTGACATCTGATTATTGTCCACCAAAGGATGCCTGCAAGACTTACAAGGTGGCATTCGCATTACTAAATGAGTTTGAGAAAGAGCTTCATTTACATATTTTCCTTGAAAGTGCTATTCTATTTCCAAAAGCGATTGCTTTTGAAAGCAATATAAATCGGATATAA
- the nadA gene encoding quinolinate synthase NadA yields MEELLEKIHQLKQHYKAVILAHYYQDPAIQDLADFVGDSLDLSRKARDSDAEVIVFAGVHFMAETAKILNPSKKVLLPDLDAGCSLADSCTGKAFKEWKMQYPDHISVTYINCSAEVKAESDWVCTSANALKVIQAIPEDKQILFAPDKNLGNYLIKETGRNMVLWNGECMVHKAFSMEKLMKLWQQYPAARLIAHPESEDHVIRVAEFIGSTSALLNYVQDSDKDTFIVATEHGILHEMQRRAPEKLQIPAPSKDNNSCACSECAFMKMNTMEKIYECLLHGKPEIQLDESLMKSALRPIERMLSLD; encoded by the coding sequence ATGGAAGAATTATTAGAAAAGATACATCAATTAAAACAGCATTATAAGGCGGTAATCCTGGCACATTATTACCAAGATCCAGCCATTCAAGACTTGGCGGACTTTGTAGGGGACAGCTTGGATTTGTCCAGAAAGGCCAGAGACAGTGATGCGGAAGTGATTGTCTTTGCTGGGGTGCATTTTATGGCAGAAACAGCCAAAATACTCAATCCGTCCAAAAAGGTTTTGTTGCCTGACTTGGATGCCGGATGCTCGTTGGCAGACTCCTGTACCGGAAAGGCCTTTAAGGAATGGAAGATGCAATATCCTGATCACATTTCAGTGACCTATATTAATTGTTCTGCAGAGGTCAAAGCAGAGAGTGATTGGGTATGCACTTCGGCAAACGCACTAAAAGTGATCCAGGCTATTCCTGAAGATAAGCAGATACTATTTGCTCCTGATAAGAACTTGGGGAATTACCTGATCAAGGAAACAGGTAGGAATATGGTGCTTTGGAACGGAGAGTGTATGGTTCATAAGGCTTTTTCAATGGAGAAGCTCATGAAACTTTGGCAACAATACCCCGCTGCAAGATTGATAGCCCATCCAGAATCTGAAGATCATGTAATTCGAGTGGCTGAATTTATAGGTTCTACCTCTGCCTTGTTAAACTATGTGCAAGACTCCGATAAGGACACTTTCATAGTAGCCACTGAGCACGGCATACTTCATGAAATGCAAAGACGGGCTCCTGAGAAGCTGCAGATTCCTGCCCCGTCAAAGGACAATAATAGTTGTGCTTGCAGCGAATGTGCCTTCATGAAAATGAATACGATGGAAAAAATATATGAATGCCTGCTGCATGGAAAACCGGAAATACAGTTGGACGAAAGCCTTATGAAATCCGCTCTTAGGCCTATTGAACGCATGTTGAGCTTAGATTGA
- the nosZ gene encoding Sec-dependent nitrous-oxide reductase encodes MRTRKVNMIISLVTIMGGMALVVACGQRNATTVIEGDAAEQVYIAPGEYDEFYAFLSGGFSGQITVYGLPSGRLLREVPVFSQYPENGYGYSEESKPMFNTSYGFVPWDDSHHIELSQQNGEFDGRWLFVNGNNTPRIARVDLSTFETVEILEIPDVAGLHCAPFITENSEYLVSGTRFSIPIPQKDVPIDTYKENFKGLINYVSLDQDHGTMELAFQIEMPGFNYDLARNGKAVSHGWSFLTTYNSEQAHSLLEVNASQKDKDLMAIINWKKAEEYVAAGKFTERPTSYYHNLMDESTGIAHSQEMKMTRILKPEDCPEMVYFIPVPKSPHGCDVDPSGEYIVGNGKLSADMSVYSFSKIMKAIEEKNFDGEIEGIPVINYDAGLHGILQKPGLGPLHTEFDERGNAYTTFFISSEVVKWNVDNLEILDREATFYSPGHLVIPGGETRKPEGKYLVAMNKITKDRYLPTGPELAHSAQLFDISGDKMKLLLDFPTKGEPHYAQAIRADKVKPNSKKFYNIEENAHPYATLGESKTKVVREGDEVHVYMTAMRSHLAPDNIEGFKVGDKVFFHVTNLEQDWDVPHGFAIQGATNAELLVMPGQTKTLLWEPKKVGVYAFYCTDFCSALHQEMSGYARVSAKGADVPLKWGLNETLRENQEQAEKFYEQLENKSK; translated from the coding sequence ATGAGAACTAGAAAAGTAAATATGATCATAAGTTTGGTAACCATTATGGGGGGGATGGCCCTTGTGGTTGCCTGCGGGCAAAGAAATGCAACGACGGTTATCGAAGGAGATGCCGCGGAGCAGGTGTATATAGCTCCTGGTGAGTATGATGAATTCTATGCCTTTCTCTCAGGGGGATTTAGTGGGCAGATTACTGTTTATGGATTGCCATCCGGAAGGTTGTTGCGTGAGGTGCCTGTTTTTTCCCAATATCCAGAAAACGGCTATGGTTATAGTGAAGAGAGTAAGCCTATGTTCAATACCTCCTATGGCTTTGTTCCTTGGGATGATTCCCATCACATAGAGCTTTCCCAACAAAATGGAGAGTTTGACGGAAGATGGCTGTTTGTGAACGGGAACAACACCCCTCGCATTGCCCGGGTGGATCTTAGTACATTCGAAACGGTCGAAATACTTGAAATTCCCGATGTCGCCGGCCTTCATTGTGCGCCATTTATCACGGAAAACTCGGAGTATTTGGTTTCCGGAACACGGTTTAGCATTCCTATTCCACAAAAGGATGTCCCTATCGATACCTATAAAGAAAATTTCAAGGGGTTGATCAACTATGTGTCCTTGGATCAAGATCATGGAACCATGGAACTGGCATTTCAGATAGAAATGCCAGGGTTCAACTATGATCTGGCAAGAAATGGAAAAGCAGTATCCCATGGTTGGAGTTTTCTGACCACCTATAATTCTGAGCAAGCGCATTCCCTTTTGGAAGTGAATGCTTCCCAAAAAGATAAAGACCTTATGGCAATTATCAACTGGAAGAAAGCAGAAGAGTATGTTGCTGCTGGTAAATTTACAGAAAGACCTACTTCCTATTACCATAATCTTATGGATGAGAGTACAGGGATTGCCCATTCCCAAGAAATGAAGATGACAAGGATTTTGAAGCCTGAGGACTGTCCTGAAATGGTCTATTTCATTCCTGTTCCCAAATCCCCACATGGCTGTGATGTGGACCCTTCAGGGGAATATATTGTGGGTAATGGTAAATTATCAGCAGACATGTCGGTATATTCTTTTAGTAAAATCATGAAAGCTATTGAAGAAAAGAACTTTGATGGGGAAATAGAAGGGATTCCAGTCATCAATTACGATGCAGGGCTTCATGGAATACTTCAAAAACCAGGGCTAGGTCCTTTGCATACCGAATTTGATGAACGTGGAAATGCTTATACAACCTTTTTTATTTCCTCTGAAGTGGTCAAATGGAATGTGGACAATCTTGAGATATTGGATAGGGAAGCTACATTTTATTCTCCGGGTCACTTGGTCATTCCAGGAGGAGAAACCAGGAAACCAGAAGGGAAATATTTGGTGGCAATGAATAAGATTACCAAGGACCGTTATTTACCTACAGGACCAGAACTTGCACATTCAGCCCAGCTCTTTGACATAAGTGGAGATAAAATGAAACTCTTACTGGATTTCCCAACGAAAGGGGAACCGCATTATGCACAGGCCATAAGGGCGGATAAAGTCAAACCAAACTCCAAGAAGTTTTACAATATTGAAGAAAACGCCCACCCTTATGCGACCTTGGGAGAAAGTAAAACTAAGGTGGTAAGAGAAGGTGATGAGGTTCATGTTTATATGACAGCTATGCGCAGTCACTTGGCCCCGGACAATATTGAAGGCTTCAAAGTGGGGGACAAGGTGTTTTTCCATGTGACTAATTTGGAGCAGGACTGGGATGTGCCCCATGGATTTGCGATACAAGGGGCAACTAACGCAGAACTGTTGGTGATGCCTGGCCAGACGAAAACCTTACTTTGGGAACCTAAGAAAGTGGGAGTATATGCTTTTTACTGTACGGATTTCTGCTCTGCGTTGCACCAAGAGATGTCCGGTTACGCCCGTGTTTCAGCAAAAGGAGCAGATGTTCCTTTGAAATGGGGATTGAATGAAACTTTAAGGGAAAACCAGGAACAAGCGGAAAAGTTTTATGAACAATTGGAAAACAAGTCTAAATAA
- a CDS encoding cytochrome C, with translation MENHRKVKVFLDDDQVPFGEFHPPVKFMLDTTKIPDGKHKLKIVAKSTDGIEGVREVNFEVRNGPAIDLVGLKENDIVDENVTLTINAYGSERKDLFVVTGSETPKGIPSWVWAILIGFIGWGMYYLLRFWTDDNYISFF, from the coding sequence ATGGAAAATCATAGAAAGGTAAAAGTATTTCTGGATGATGATCAGGTTCCATTTGGTGAATTTCATCCTCCTGTAAAGTTTATGTTGGATACTACCAAGATTCCTGATGGTAAGCACAAATTGAAAATTGTGGCCAAATCCACTGATGGTATTGAAGGGGTCAGAGAAGTTAACTTTGAAGTTCGGAATGGTCCCGCAATCGATCTGGTAGGCCTCAAAGAAAATGATATTGTGGACGAAAATGTGACCCTTACTATTAATGCATACGGTAGTGAGCGAAAGGACTTATTTGTTGTGACCGGATCAGAAACTCCCAAGGGCATCCCATCATGGGTATGGGCCATTTTGATTGGATTCATTGGTTGGGGGATGTATTATTTGTTGAGATTTTGGACAGATGATAATTATATCAGTTTTTTCTAA
- a CDS encoding 6-pyruvoyl trahydropterin synthase family protein has translation MLSITKRFEFEMAHLLSDYKGKCSFLHGHSYKLEVSITGELAEGTDMLVDFNVIKELVEKEVIILLDHRLVLKDNHQNIKRFAISGEDVLWLPFEPTAERLILWIKEKIAIGLPKNIELYRLKLSETNTCFVEWINDR, from the coding sequence ATGCTGAGCATAACTAAACGATTTGAATTTGAAATGGCCCATTTGCTTTCTGATTATAAGGGTAAATGTTCTTTTTTGCATGGACATAGTTATAAGTTGGAAGTAAGTATCACAGGGGAATTGGCAGAAGGCACAGATATGCTTGTTGACTTCAATGTGATCAAGGAGCTGGTAGAAAAGGAAGTGATCATTTTACTGGACCATCGACTGGTACTGAAAGACAACCATCAAAATATTAAGCGATTTGCCATTAGTGGAGAGGATGTTTTATGGTTACCATTTGAGCCAACTGCTGAGAGATTGATACTTTGGATAAAGGAAAAAATAGCCATTGGTCTACCAAAAAATATAGAACTGTACCGGTTAAAACTATCAGAAACTAATACCTGTTTTGTAGAATGGATTAATGATAGATAA
- a CDS encoding L-aspartate oxidase gives MKETLIHTDVLIVGTGIAGLSCALEMAHLYPEYRITLLDKSFDRNSNSQHAQGGMAAVMSPDHDSFQSHFNDTLRAGRWVNQAAVVDYFVRKAPEAIHWLETLGVKFDKETLGDYQLGMEGGHAHPRIVHQKDWTGKEVLSVLWNCVIIHDRIKVLSGYLAKDLWGISFEYGGKLEKCCGIKGFDLSNGNPVIIHSDITILATGGCGRLFARTTNAEIATGDGVAMASRAGVELRDMHYYQFHPTALYDRQNGRALLLTEALRGAGAHIVNDQGERFLWKGDKRGELATRDIICALMENEMTSKGVDYLYLDARHLGSVCLKKNFPQVVGNCLGLGFHPAEDLLPILPAAHYQCGGIVVDLLGRSSLEGLYALGECASTGLHGKNRLASNSLTEGVVFARKLAKELVKFEISNPPLNISEGLKEMGKCSLEEVPQFLEIRTSLQKEMNKLIFSKDQITLINQVSSKVEKWKIIIERKQASKSGIELQNLLDVAEVMCKSFKDQLEEHAEHN, from the coding sequence ATGAAAGAGACCCTGATTCATACGGATGTACTGATTGTAGGTACTGGGATAGCGGGTTTATCCTGTGCTTTGGAAATGGCTCATTTATATCCCGAATATCGAATTACCCTGTTGGATAAAAGTTTTGACAGAAACAGTAACAGTCAGCATGCTCAAGGAGGAATGGCCGCCGTGATGAGTCCAGATCATGATAGCTTCCAATCTCATTTCAATGATACCCTTAGAGCAGGTAGGTGGGTAAATCAAGCAGCCGTAGTGGATTATTTTGTAAGGAAAGCACCTGAGGCGATACACTGGTTGGAAACATTGGGAGTGAAATTTGACAAAGAAACCCTCGGAGATTATCAATTAGGCATGGAAGGAGGACATGCCCATCCTAGAATAGTCCATCAAAAGGATTGGACAGGAAAAGAAGTGCTCTCAGTGCTATGGAATTGTGTCATTATCCATGATCGGATAAAGGTTTTGTCCGGTTATCTGGCCAAGGATTTATGGGGGATTTCTTTTGAATATGGAGGAAAACTCGAGAAATGTTGCGGCATTAAAGGCTTTGACCTTTCCAATGGGAATCCTGTGATCATCCATTCAGACATTACCATTCTGGCGACCGGTGGCTGTGGGCGATTGTTTGCCAGGACGACCAATGCTGAAATCGCGACAGGGGATGGAGTGGCCATGGCCAGTAGGGCGGGAGTGGAGCTCAGGGATATGCACTACTACCAATTCCATCCCACCGCATTATATGATAGGCAGAACGGAAGGGCATTACTGCTCACTGAAGCCTTGCGAGGTGCAGGAGCACATATAGTCAATGATCAGGGTGAACGGTTTTTATGGAAAGGGGACAAGAGGGGGGAGCTGGCGACGAGAGATATCATCTGTGCTTTGATGGAAAATGAAATGACCAGTAAGGGAGTAGACTATCTCTATTTGGATGCCCGTCATTTGGGAAGTGTATGTTTGAAGAAGAATTTTCCACAAGTAGTGGGAAATTGCCTTGGTTTGGGCTTTCATCCTGCTGAAGATCTGTTGCCCATATTACCAGCAGCACATTACCAGTGTGGAGGTATAGTAGTTGATTTACTGGGAAGGAGCAGTTTGGAAGGGCTTTATGCTTTGGGAGAATGTGCATCCACAGGACTGCACGGTAAAAACAGATTGGCATCCAATTCATTGACAGAAGGAGTGGTATTTGCCCGGAAATTGGCAAAGGAACTTGTGAAATTCGAAATATCTAATCCGCCATTGAATATAAGTGAAGGTCTTAAGGAAATGGGTAAATGTTCCTTAGAGGAAGTTCCTCAATTTTTGGAAATTAGGACATCTCTTCAAAAAGAAATGAACAAGTTGATTTTCAGTAAAGATCAAATAACATTAATAAATCAGGTAAGTAGTAAGGTTGAAAAATGGAAAATCATCATTGAACGCAAACAAGCCAGCAAATCCGGTATAGAACTTCAGAATTTATTGGATGTAGCTGAAGTTATGTGCAAATCCTTTAAAGATCAATTAGAAGAGCATGCTGAGCATAACTAA
- a CDS encoding c-type cytochrome: MKKRILPLILLVTSLISSCGSGGGGEEKKTDTGTEIKSELPSSIQEGKGVGGITDVELSDEPNAAMVAEGQAIYDMKCASCHKLTDQRVVGPGFQGVTNRRKPEWIMNMITNTDVMLDKDPEAQKLLEECLTRMPNQNVKEKDARDILEFLRRNDLDKTGEKDGAI; encoded by the coding sequence ATGAAAAAACGAATCTTACCATTAATTCTATTGGTCACATCACTGATCAGTTCCTGTGGATCAGGGGGAGGGGGCGAAGAAAAGAAAACTGATACGGGAACAGAAATAAAGAGTGAACTGCCCAGTTCTATTCAAGAAGGAAAAGGGGTAGGTGGCATCACTGATGTGGAGCTCTCAGATGAGCCTAATGCTGCCATGGTGGCTGAAGGACAGGCTATTTATGACATGAAATGCGCCTCATGTCATAAACTTACAGACCAGCGTGTAGTGGGGCCCGGATTTCAGGGGGTTACCAATCGTAGAAAACCCGAATGGATCATGAACATGATTACTAATACCGATGTGATGTTGGACAAGGATCCCGAGGCTCAAAAACTTTTGGAGGAGTGCCTAACGCGTATGCCTAACCAAAATGTAAAAGAGAAGGATGCCCGGGATATTCTTGAATTTTTACGTCGAAACGATCTGGACAAGACCGGAGAAAAAGATGGAGCCATTTGA